In the Flagellimonas sp. HMM57 genome, one interval contains:
- a CDS encoding UDP-2,3-diacylglucosamine diphosphatase, which yields MKAITIPKDKKVYFASDNHLGAPTSKESLPREKKFVAWLDSIKHDAAVIFLMGDLFDFWFEYKTVVPKGFTRTLGKLAELTDSGIEINYFVGNHDLWMNGYFEEELNIPVYHKPQQYLINDTSFFVGHGDGLGPYDKGFKRMKKVFTNPVAKWFFRWLHPDLGVRLAQHLSVNNRIISGEADATFLGEDKEWLILYAKRKLESQHYDHFIFGHRHLPMEIQLNEKSRYTNLGDWISYFTYAVFDGEKLSLKKLED from the coding sequence ATGAAAGCCATCACCATTCCTAAGGACAAGAAAGTCTACTTTGCAAGTGACAATCATTTGGGTGCTCCAACTTCAAAGGAAAGTTTACCTCGTGAAAAGAAATTTGTGGCTTGGTTGGATTCCATTAAACACGATGCTGCCGTAATTTTTTTAATGGGCGATTTATTCGATTTTTGGTTTGAATATAAGACCGTTGTTCCCAAAGGATTTACCCGAACATTGGGAAAACTGGCAGAACTCACGGATTCTGGTATTGAAATCAATTATTTTGTTGGAAATCACGATTTATGGATGAATGGTTATTTTGAAGAGGAGCTGAATATTCCCGTTTATCACAAACCTCAGCAATACTTGATCAACGACACTTCTTTTTTTGTTGGTCATGGTGATGGTCTGGGACCTTACGACAAGGGTTTTAAGCGCATGAAAAAGGTGTTTACCAATCCTGTCGCCAAGTGGTTTTTTAGATGGTTACATCCTGATTTAGGTGTCCGTTTGGCACAACATTTATCCGTTAATAACCGAATCATTTCAGGTGAGGCAGATGCCACTTTCTTGGGCGAGGATAAAGAATGGTTGATCCTATATGCCAAACGAAAACTGGAAAGTCAGCATTACGACCATTTTATTTTTGGGCACCGCCACCTTCCCATGGAAATTCAACTCAATGAAAAATCAAGATATACCAATCTTGGCGATTGGATTTCCTATTTTACCTATGCCGTTTTTGATGGGGAAAAATTATCGCTCAAAAAGTTGGAAGACTAG
- a CDS encoding VOC family protein has translation MRIEHLAIWVQDLEAMKTFYENYFKAKSSKKYHNPTKKFTSYFLSFNKGTRLELMHRPDIKVFDKTEERTGIAHFAVSVGCKAVVDALTETLRKDGFDIIGEPRTTGDGYYESVVMDPEQNRIEITV, from the coding sequence ATGAGAATTGAGCACCTTGCGATTTGGGTACAAGATTTAGAAGCTATGAAAACTTTCTATGAAAATTACTTTAAGGCCAAATCAAGTAAAAAGTACCATAATCCAACAAAAAAATTTACATCCTATTTTTTGAGTTTTAATAAAGGTACCCGTCTTGAACTGATGCATAGACCTGATATAAAAGTATTTGATAAAACGGAAGAACGTACGGGGATTGCACATTTTGCCGTATCTGTAGGTTGTAAGGCTGTAGTTGACGCATTGACCGAAACCTTACGAAAAGATGGTTTTGATATTATTGGAGAACCGCGAACAACGGGTGATGGGTATTATGAAAGTGTAGTAATGGACCCTGAACAGAACCGAATAGAGATTACGGTCTAG
- a CDS encoding LytTR family DNA-binding domain-containing protein, producing MINTLIVEDEPLAAERLKVLLGEMDSEIQIKGRTQSIEETITFLNNEEVDLMFLDINLSDGNSFEIFERIANKTPIVFTTAYSEFAIKAFERNSVSYLLKPIKREELAMALNKFKEYHLSTEKETIKNAPLSFLQNQMSFKERFVVKHNNRLETINVKDICYFFVEDKVTFCMLESGKRFYLDMNLKELENKLDPLNFFRANRKYLINLKSIGQMYYVSQSRIKLELVPKNTNDPNPILVAIEKIGKFKRWLDGEV from the coding sequence ATGATTAATACGCTGATAGTTGAGGACGAGCCTTTAGCAGCTGAACGATTGAAGGTGCTGTTGGGTGAAATGGACAGCGAAATCCAAATCAAAGGAAGAACACAGTCCATAGAAGAGACCATAACATTTTTGAACAATGAAGAAGTGGATTTGATGTTTTTGGACATTAACCTATCTGATGGAAACTCATTTGAGATATTTGAGCGTATTGCCAACAAAACGCCTATAGTATTTACTACTGCCTACTCAGAATTTGCTATTAAGGCATTTGAGCGGAATAGTGTTTCCTACCTTCTAAAACCCATCAAGAGAGAGGAATTGGCCATGGCCCTGAACAAGTTCAAGGAATATCATCTCTCTACAGAAAAGGAAACGATAAAAAATGCTCCACTTTCTTTTTTGCAAAACCAGATGTCCTTTAAGGAACGATTTGTTGTAAAGCATAACAACCGTCTCGAGACCATCAACGTTAAAGATATATGTTACTTTTTTGTAGAGGATAAGGTAACGTTCTGCATGTTAGAATCCGGGAAACGATTCTACTTGGACATGAATCTGAAAGAATTGGAAAACAAATTGGATCCTTTGAATTTTTTTCGGGCAAACAGAAAGTACTTGATTAATTTGAAAAGCATTGGCCAAATGTATTACGTCTCGCAGTCTCGCATAAAACTTGAACTTGTACCAAAAAACACCAATGACCCGAACCCAATCTTGGTCGCCATAGAAAAAATTGGAAAGTTCAAAAGGTGGTTAGATGGAGAAGTATAA
- a CDS encoding 6-carboxytetrahydropterin synthase, translated as MDKIRITKQFSFETGHALYGYDGKCRNVHGHSYKLSVTVIGTPITDTTHVKLGMVVDFGDLKKIVKEEIVDKFDHATVFNKNTPHVELAKELSERGHNVILANYQPTSENMVIDFAEKIKNRLPEDIKLHAIKLQETETSFAEWFAADN; from the coding sequence ATGGACAAAATTAGAATCACAAAACAATTTTCCTTCGAAACAGGCCATGCACTCTACGGATACGATGGCAAATGTCGCAATGTCCATGGGCATAGTTACAAACTCTCGGTAACTGTGATCGGAACACCTATAACAGATACCACGCATGTAAAATTAGGGATGGTCGTAGACTTTGGTGATTTAAAGAAGATAGTCAAGGAAGAGATCGTAGATAAATTTGATCATGCTACGGTTTTCAATAAGAACACACCACATGTTGAGCTTGCTAAAGAATTATCGGAAAGAGGACATAACGTTATTCTGGCCAATTACCAGCCCACCAGTGAAAATATGGTCATTGACTTTGCTGAAAAAATTAAAAATCGCCTTCCCGAAGACATCAAATTACATGCTATTAAACTACAGGAAACTGAAACTTCTTTTGCTGAATGGTTTGCTGCGGACAATTGA
- a CDS encoding patatin-like phospholipase family protein: MNKTYYLIFTVFLTVFCSAQEEKKEDDLKVGLVLSGGGAKGLAHIGALKIIEEAGVQIDYIGGTSMGAIIGGLYAAGYSASELDSIFRATDLGMLIQDNLPRNAKTFYEKEDSERYAVTLPFNNFKISVPSAFSGGQNIYNELARLLYHVRNIKDFNQLPIPFVCIATDIESGDEVVLKKGYLPEAIMASGTLPSLFAPAEIDDKILIDGGVVNNYPLEEVYNMGADIIIGVDVQHGLSNREALSSFTEILLQINNFDSVDYMKEKSKRTTIYIKPPMEDYSVLDFAKNDTIIELGQTAAKKLFADLKSVSKPQNTLRLPTNYLEPNDKIIINNMSFLGDKVNHSRKYIMGKLRFKLGDSITFNELQHGINNLVATRNFENIRYRLHSIDDREELQLNLKESKDKSFIRFGAHYDELYRSAVLVNLTQKDVLTQDGLFSFDLIVGDRLRYEMEYYIDKGAYWSFGLNSRLNEFEKDIAYNILLNNYEVPNVEGVNNINLVVTDFTNQLYLQSKLKEELGITLGVEHKSLRYSTDTILEELNENENPEIETPVDNDNRLLFEKSSYLSTFAQLKLDTYDNIYFPRKGIYFDSDIHFYLLASDFNDDFSEFAITKAQLGLAMPITQNLSINFELAGGFKIGTSEVNSFDFVLGGYGNNLINNFVPFFGYDFLSIPGNSFWKSNASMDFEFAKKNHLIFSANFAEVGDNLYTEGDLFKGPILSGFGLGYGFESFLGPIRIMYSAKEIEEGELFVSIGYWF, encoded by the coding sequence ATGAATAAAACCTATTACCTCATTTTTACCGTGTTCCTTACCGTATTTTGTTCAGCGCAAGAAGAAAAGAAAGAAGATGATTTGAAAGTAGGGCTTGTATTAAGTGGAGGTGGTGCAAAGGGACTCGCCCATATTGGGGCTCTTAAAATTATTGAAGAAGCAGGTGTCCAAATAGACTATATAGGGGGCACCAGCATGGGGGCCATTATAGGGGGATTGTATGCAGCAGGATACTCAGCATCTGAACTTGATTCTATTTTTAGGGCCACAGACCTTGGAATGTTGATACAAGACAACCTTCCACGGAATGCAAAGACTTTTTATGAAAAAGAAGACTCCGAAAGATATGCAGTAACCCTACCATTCAATAATTTCAAAATTTCGGTGCCGTCGGCCTTTTCGGGGGGTCAGAATATTTATAATGAATTGGCTAGGTTATTGTACCATGTTAGAAATATCAAAGATTTCAATCAATTGCCAATCCCCTTTGTTTGTATTGCAACAGATATTGAAAGTGGCGATGAAGTTGTCCTGAAAAAAGGATATCTGCCAGAAGCCATTATGGCAAGCGGTACATTACCATCACTCTTTGCGCCAGCTGAAATTGATGACAAAATTTTAATCGACGGTGGTGTCGTTAACAACTATCCTTTGGAAGAAGTATATAACATGGGTGCTGATATTATTATTGGGGTTGATGTGCAACATGGGCTATCTAATCGTGAAGCCTTATCCTCCTTTACGGAAATACTCTTACAGATAAACAACTTTGATTCAGTTGATTACATGAAAGAGAAATCAAAAAGGACAACAATTTATATCAAACCTCCAATGGAAGATTATTCGGTATTGGATTTTGCCAAGAACGATACCATAATCGAATTGGGGCAAACCGCTGCTAAAAAATTATTTGCGGATTTAAAATCCGTATCAAAACCACAAAATACATTACGGCTTCCGACAAACTATCTTGAGCCTAATGACAAAATAATCATAAATAACATGTCTTTCCTAGGAGATAAAGTAAATCATTCCAGAAAATATATTATGGGAAAATTAAGGTTCAAACTTGGTGATAGTATCACTTTTAACGAGTTACAACATGGAATAAATAATCTGGTCGCTACTCGCAATTTTGAAAATATTCGCTATCGTTTGCATTCCATTGATGATAGGGAAGAACTTCAATTAAATTTGAAGGAAAGCAAGGACAAAAGCTTTATACGTTTTGGAGCACATTATGATGAACTTTACAGGAGTGCTGTACTAGTAAACCTTACCCAAAAAGATGTATTGACCCAAGATGGATTGTTCTCTTTTGATCTTATTGTTGGGGATAGACTTAGATATGAAATGGAATATTATATAGATAAAGGGGCATACTGGAGTTTTGGGCTAAATTCAAGGCTGAATGAATTTGAAAAAGATATCGCTTATAACATTCTCTTGAATAATTATGAAGTGCCCAACGTTGAAGGCGTAAACAATATAAATTTGGTTGTTACCGACTTTACCAACCAACTCTATTTACAATCTAAATTGAAGGAAGAACTTGGTATTACTTTAGGCGTGGAACATAAATCGTTAAGATATAGTACAGATACCATATTAGAGGAATTGAATGAGAACGAAAATCCTGAAATTGAAACTCCAGTAGATAACGACAATCGACTTTTGTTCGAAAAAAGCAGTTATTTAAGTACTTTCGCTCAACTTAAATTGGACACATACGATAACATCTATTTTCCTAGAAAAGGAATATATTTTGACAGTGACATCCATTTTTATCTCCTTGCATCTGATTTTAATGATGATTTCTCCGAATTTGCAATAACCAAAGCACAATTAGGGTTAGCCATGCCCATAACGCAAAATCTATCCATTAACTTTGAATTGGCCGGAGGGTTTAAAATTGGAACCTCGGAAGTAAACTCTTTTGACTTTGTATTGGGAGGTTATGGTAATAATCTGATCAATAATTTCGTTCCTTTTTTCGGATATGATTTCTTGAGTATCCCTGGAAATAGTTTTTGGAAGTCAAATGCTAGCATGGATTTTGAATTCGCAAAAAAAAATCACCTTATTTTTTCCGCAAATTTTGCTGAAGTAGGGGATAACTTATACACAGAAGGTGATTTGTTCAAAGGACCTATTTTATCAGGATTTGGATTAGGCTATGGTTTCGAATCCTTTCTAGGGCCAATAAGAATAATGTACTCCGCAAAAGAAATTGAAGAAGGTGAACTATTTGTAAGTATCGGATACTGGTTTTAA
- a CDS encoding MATE family efflux transporter codes for MKTLVNFKTINQLAIPATISGIAEPILSITDTAIVGNIPVDGLESLAAAGIVGSFLSMLIWVLGQTRSAISALISQYLGAGRLNEVKDLPAQAIFLNILLSIVLLLSTIFIVEDIFRLFEATGKILDYCISYYSIRVWGFPLTLFTFAVFGIFRGLQNTYYPMVIAIIGAIINVILDFIFVYGIEGIVPAMYLEGAAWASLISQAVMAILVFILLIKKTEISLKLVFPLNKEIKRLIIMSLNLFVRALALNTALIIAVREATMLGDKYIGAHTIAINLWLFAAFFIDGYGAAGNSMGGKLLGARDYPGLWELAKKIITYGLAISLLLMVGGFLFYRPIGQIFSNEVIVLETFYGIFFIVILGLPMNTLAFVFDGLFKGLGEMKYLRNVLLSATFLGFIPSLYLGKYLGWGFYAIWIAFVVWMAIRGFALVFKFRKKFRPLLGKT; via the coding sequence TTGAAGACTCTAGTCAATTTTAAGACCATTAACCAACTGGCCATCCCAGCGACCATTTCTGGTATCGCAGAACCTATACTTTCTATTACAGATACTGCCATTGTGGGCAATATTCCTGTTGATGGATTGGAATCCTTAGCTGCTGCGGGCATCGTAGGTTCGTTTTTGTCCATGCTCATTTGGGTTTTGGGGCAGACACGTAGCGCAATTTCTGCTTTAATTTCACAATACTTGGGAGCCGGAAGATTGAACGAAGTCAAAGACTTACCAGCTCAGGCTATATTTTTGAATATTCTTTTGAGCATTGTACTCCTATTATCTACAATTTTTATTGTGGAAGATATTTTTCGTCTGTTTGAAGCTACGGGAAAAATACTAGATTACTGTATTTCGTATTATTCCATTCGTGTTTGGGGGTTTCCACTTACACTATTTACTTTTGCTGTATTCGGTATTTTTAGAGGATTACAAAACACCTACTACCCTATGGTAATCGCTATTATAGGTGCCATAATAAATGTTATCCTCGACTTTATTTTTGTGTATGGTATCGAAGGGATAGTTCCCGCCATGTATCTCGAAGGAGCTGCATGGGCCAGTCTCATCTCGCAAGCGGTTATGGCCATTTTGGTATTCATTCTTTTGATAAAGAAAACCGAAATAAGCCTAAAGTTGGTTTTTCCTTTAAACAAGGAAATCAAACGTCTTATTATAATGAGCCTGAACCTATTTGTAAGGGCCTTGGCACTCAATACTGCTTTGATCATAGCGGTTCGTGAAGCAACAATGCTTGGGGACAAGTATATCGGAGCTCATACCATAGCCATAAACCTTTGGTTGTTCGCAGCTTTTTTTATTGATGGCTACGGTGCTGCCGGGAACAGTATGGGCGGAAAATTATTGGGAGCAAGAGATTATCCCGGTCTTTGGGAACTCGCTAAAAAAATAATTACGTATGGTTTGGCGATAAGCCTTCTTTTAATGGTTGGAGGATTTTTATTTTATAGGCCCATCGGACAAATCTTTTCCAATGAGGTAATCGTTTTAGAAACTTTTTATGGAATCTTCTTTATCGTTATCCTTGGATTGCCCATGAATACACTGGCCTTTGTTTTTGATGGACTTTTTAAAGGGTTGGGTGAAATGAAATACCTGCGAAATGTATTGCTCTCTGCTACTTTTTTAGGTTTTATACCTTCGCTGTACCTAGGCAAATATTTAGGTTGGGGCTTCTACGCCATTTGGATTGCCTTTGTAGTTTGGATGGCCATTCGTGGATTTGCACTGGTCTTTAAATTCAGGAAGAAGTTTAGACCCTTATTGGGAAAAACGTAA
- a CDS encoding universal stress protein, with protein sequence MNNILVPIGTSPNSSDTLQYVIDFASNFGAKVFVMDVFTVTSGTGSLANVKDKVVKSSKEQLKEIIDTVDTKNVEIKLTTYNGDIIDGLKEIDKKLGIDLILIAPRSNAIEDELYLGTTTGRIVKKTNIPTLIIPKGTTFKPIQNIMTAFGSGIVKRSRTLNPLIEIKDKFRASINLLLVKRPGYSEEDLQVNTSLLDLSEHLTITSNPTTYLGVLEYYQAQQPDMLCVFRRKRGFFKKLWEKNTIPKSEFFVPIPVLILSVKK encoded by the coding sequence ATGAATAATATACTAGTACCTATAGGAACTTCTCCAAATTCTTCCGATACGCTCCAATACGTGATAGATTTTGCTTCGAACTTTGGGGCAAAAGTTTTTGTAATGGATGTATTTACAGTAACATCAGGGACTGGAAGCTTGGCCAATGTTAAGGATAAGGTGGTAAAAAGCAGTAAAGAGCAGCTTAAAGAAATCATAGATACGGTAGACACAAAAAACGTTGAAATAAAACTAACGACCTATAATGGTGATATTATTGATGGCTTAAAAGAAATTGATAAAAAACTGGGCATAGATCTTATTCTTATTGCACCAAGAAGCAACGCTATTGAAGATGAACTTTATTTGGGGACTACTACGGGCAGAATCGTAAAGAAAACAAACATTCCTACGTTGATCATACCAAAAGGTACGACATTCAAGCCTATTCAGAATATTATGACCGCTTTTGGCTCTGGCATCGTTAAAAGAAGCCGTACCTTAAACCCGCTGATTGAAATCAAAGATAAATTTAGGGCCAGTATTAATCTTCTACTGGTAAAAAGACCAGGGTATTCTGAAGAAGACCTTCAGGTAAATACTTCTCTTTTAGACCTTAGTGAACATCTGACCATTACATCGAACCCTACTACATACTTGGGTGTTTTAGAATATTATCAAGCACAACAACCTGATATGTTGTGCGTCTTTAGAAGAAAGCGAGGATTCTTCAAGAAGCTATGGGAGAAAAATACAATACCAAAATCGGAATTTTTTGTTCCAATACCCGTATTGATACTTAGCGTTAAAAAGTAA
- a CDS encoding MFS transporter has product MEQKLDPYAALRFKEFNIFLGVRFAMVFAWSMQFIVIEWQVYSLTKDPLSLGIIGLMEVIPAVGMALFAGHIVDQKEKRNLLIKCILGFSVISLGLFFLSNPSLETSMSSTNILYAIYFLVFLGGLVRAFLGPTIFSLIALIVPKKIYPNAATWSSSTWQMASVLGPALAGFSISWIGVHWSMCVIFAFSLIALLLLFKISRKPILNPKIGEPVFQSLKDGLKFVFNSKAIFGALTLDMIAVLFGGAVALLPIYAQDILHVGSEGFGILRAAPAVGASITMLGSTRFPLHKYAGKKLLLAVFAFGVCIIVFGISTSFWLSVVALFLSGAVDGVSMIIRQTILQLKTPDHMRGRVASVNSIFVGSSNELGAFESGLAAKFLGTVSAVVFGGCMTLLTVGTTALVSPTFRRLDLTKDIEEHEKD; this is encoded by the coding sequence ATGGAACAGAAGCTTGACCCCTACGCTGCATTGCGTTTTAAAGAATTCAATATTTTTTTAGGCGTACGTTTTGCCATGGTTTTTGCATGGTCCATGCAGTTTATTGTTATAGAATGGCAAGTGTATTCCCTGACCAAAGACCCTCTTTCGTTAGGGATAATTGGGTTAATGGAAGTGATTCCCGCAGTGGGCATGGCACTGTTTGCGGGCCATATTGTAGACCAGAAAGAAAAAAGAAACCTGTTGATAAAGTGTATTCTTGGATTTTCGGTCATCAGTCTTGGACTTTTCTTTCTAAGTAATCCATCTTTGGAAACCAGTATGTCTTCAACAAATATTCTGTACGCCATTTATTTCTTGGTTTTTCTTGGAGGATTGGTAAGGGCGTTTTTGGGGCCTACTATTTTTTCCTTGATAGCGCTTATTGTCCCAAAGAAAATTTATCCCAATGCGGCTACTTGGAGTAGTTCCACTTGGCAAATGGCATCCGTTCTTGGCCCTGCTTTGGCAGGATTCAGCATCAGTTGGATTGGTGTTCACTGGTCCATGTGTGTTATTTTCGCCTTTTCTTTAATAGCCTTGTTGTTGCTCTTTAAGATTTCTCGAAAACCAATTCTAAATCCTAAAATTGGAGAGCCTGTTTTTCAAAGCTTAAAGGACGGATTAAAATTCGTTTTTAATAGCAAAGCTATTTTTGGTGCACTGACGTTGGATATGATTGCGGTGCTCTTTGGAGGTGCCGTAGCACTTTTACCCATCTATGCTCAGGATATTCTACACGTAGGTTCTGAAGGTTTCGGTATTTTAAGGGCCGCACCCGCAGTAGGGGCATCTATAACCATGTTGGGCTCCACCCGATTCCCGTTACACAAATATGCAGGAAAGAAATTGCTTTTGGCCGTCTTTGCTTTTGGTGTTTGTATTATCGTCTTTGGGATATCCACATCCTTCTGGCTTTCTGTTGTCGCTTTATTTTTAAGTGGAGCCGTAGATGGCGTTTCCATGATCATTCGCCAGACCATTCTACAATTAAAAACGCCAGACCATATGCGTGGCAGGGTAGCATCTGTAAACTCCATTTTTGTCGGTTCATCAAATGAATTGGGCGCTTTTGAAAGCGGATTGGCCGCAAAATTTTTGGGAACGGTATCCGCAGTGGTTTTTGGAGGTTGTATGACGTTGCTCACTGTAGGTACAACGGCCTTGGTTTCCCCAACATTTAGAAGGTTGGATCTAACAAAAGATATTGAAGAACATGAGAAAGACTAG
- a CDS encoding GNAT family N-acetyltransferase, translating into MIRHAKISQIKDIQNLAKACAEKMIANRIYQWNEHYPTKNTFIKDIERNELYVKMLDNQIVGTVVVSTYMDEDYVPVQWLTPNKNNIYIHRLSVHPSFQGKGFAQELMNFAEDYSKTNGYASVRLDTFSQNKRNQQFYEQRGYQKLEDIFFPKQSSHPFHCYELVL; encoded by the coding sequence ATGATAAGACATGCAAAGATATCTCAAATTAAGGATATACAGAACCTTGCGAAAGCATGTGCAGAAAAAATGATAGCTAACAGAATTTATCAATGGAATGAGCATTATCCCACAAAAAATACCTTTATAAAAGATATTGAAAGAAATGAGCTCTATGTAAAAATGTTGGACAATCAAATCGTTGGCACTGTAGTGGTTTCTACTTATATGGACGAAGACTATGTTCCAGTCCAATGGCTAACTCCTAACAAAAACAATATTTACATTCACCGTCTAAGCGTTCATCCAAGCTTTCAAGGAAAAGGATTTGCCCAGGAACTCATGAATTTTGCAGAGGATTATTCCAAAACCAACGGATATGCTTCAGTACGGTTAGATACGTTTTCACAAAACAAGAGAAATCAGCAATTTTATGAACAAAGGGGCTATCAAAAACTTGAAGATATCTTCTTTCCTAAACAAAGTTCCCATCCTTTTCACTGTTACGAATTAGTGCTGTAA
- a CDS encoding DUF3592 domain-containing protein — translation MSKNKSMLWIVFYLFLFLIGTFLAYNAYIKYQKTQHLLKRGIKTTATVIQFHTHQSDGSTMYKPVFEFKDRSHTKRTFESAISSNPPSYKIGEKVKIIYDRNDSEAIKTISFWGLYRWSVILFMVAAPFLIIGGSYLLYASR, via the coding sequence ATGTCCAAAAATAAAAGTATGCTATGGATTGTCTTTTATTTGTTTCTTTTCCTTATCGGAACTTTTTTGGCATATAACGCCTATATCAAATATCAAAAAACCCAGCACCTTCTGAAGAGAGGTATAAAAACTACGGCTACCGTAATCCAATTTCATACCCATCAAAGCGATGGAAGTACGATGTACAAGCCAGTTTTTGAGTTCAAGGATAGGTCGCATACCAAAAGAACTTTTGAAAGTGCCATAAGTTCAAATCCACCATCTTATAAAATAGGTGAGAAGGTAAAAATCATCTATGATAGAAACGATAGTGAAGCTATAAAGACCATATCGTTTTGGGGGCTCTACCGTTGGAGTGTTATCCTTTTTATGGTTGCTGCTCCTTTTTTGATCATAGGTGGTTCATATTTGCTCTATGCGAGTCGCTGA
- a CDS encoding sensor histidine kinase, translated as MIKALADWLFNDDADSVFFDVIFFAILAASTVAVLLVYFLENFISTVENKHHIELQLSRHEKEKVIAKYLSLRRQLNPHFLFNSFNGLISLISIDQRKAENFVEELSNIYRYNLSQADEVVVSLRKELKMIASYVGLQQIRFSGALIYKEEVKEEYKDFLVPPMSLQLLVENAIKHNRVETKNPLVIEIFIEADYVVVKNNLQLRNKGNGARESFGIGIENLKKQLEVIQSRKPIFEVENEHYTVKIPMIKNEIDD; from the coding sequence ATGATTAAAGCCCTAGCAGACTGGTTGTTCAATGATGATGCTGACAGTGTTTTTTTTGATGTTATTTTCTTTGCTATACTTGCAGCAAGCACAGTGGCCGTATTATTGGTCTATTTTCTGGAGAATTTTATTTCCACAGTAGAGAACAAACACCATATCGAACTTCAATTGTCCCGCCATGAAAAGGAAAAGGTGATTGCCAAATATCTGTCATTAAGGAGACAATTGAACCCTCACTTTTTATTCAACAGTTTTAACGGTCTGATAAGTTTGATTTCCATTGACCAAAGAAAAGCGGAAAACTTTGTGGAAGAACTCTCCAACATATATCGGTATAATCTTTCACAGGCTGATGAAGTCGTAGTGAGTTTGAGAAAGGAACTTAAAATGATAGCTTCTTATGTAGGACTGCAACAGATAAGATTTAGTGGGGCACTGATCTATAAGGAGGAGGTTAAAGAAGAATATAAGGATTTTTTAGTGCCTCCAATGAGTCTTCAACTATTAGTAGAAAATGCCATTAAGCACAATAGAGTGGAGACAAAGAATCCTCTCGTCATTGAAATTTTTATTGAAGCTGATTATGTAGTGGTGAAGAACAATCTCCAGCTAAGAAATAAAGGTAATGGAGCAAGAGAGTCTTTTGGAATTGGCATAGAGAACTTAAAAAAGCAGTTGGAGGTGATACAGTCCCGAAAACCGATTTTTGAAGTCGAAAATGAACATTATACAGTCAAGATACCAATGATAAAAAACGAAATCGATGATTAA
- a CDS encoding enoyl-CoA hydratase/isomerase family protein: MSTIRPNGSLYTKIENSVATIEFGHQASNSFVSELLERLANEFEKLSHNDEASIIVLKSEGDRAFCAGASFDELVAISNLEEGKAFFSGFANVINAMRTCRKPIIGRIQGKTVGGGVGLAAACDYTFATEAASIKLSEISIGIAPLVIAPAVERKLGKSGLAELSLNPTEWKNAYWAKEKGLFSKVYDSIAEMDKELDFHTQKLASYNPEALIKMKQILWEGTDHWGDLLLERAEASGKLALSEFTRNALSKFKK, encoded by the coding sequence ATGTCCACTATCCGACCCAACGGAAGCCTTTATACTAAAATTGAGAATAGCGTAGCGACCATTGAATTTGGCCATCAAGCCAGTAATTCCTTTGTTTCTGAGCTATTGGAGCGTCTAGCCAATGAATTTGAAAAGCTTTCACATAATGATGAAGCTTCCATAATAGTTTTAAAATCCGAAGGGGACCGTGCTTTTTGTGCAGGCGCATCTTTTGATGAATTGGTAGCTATTTCAAATCTTGAAGAAGGAAAAGCCTTTTTTAGTGGTTTTGCCAACGTAATCAATGCCATGCGAACGTGTCGCAAACCTATTATTGGTCGCATACAGGGAAAAACGGTAGGCGGTGGTGTTGGTCTGGCAGCTGCCTGCGACTACACATTTGCCACCGAGGCAGCATCTATCAAACTTTCTGAAATTTCCATAGGAATCGCGCCATTGGTCATCGCTCCAGCTGTAGAACGAAAACTGGGCAAATCTGGGTTGGCAGAACTTTCTTTAAATCCAACAGAATGGAAAAATGCCTATTGGGCGAAAGAAAAAGGGTTGTTTTCCAAGGTCTATGATTCTATTGCAGAAATGGACAAGGAGTTGGATTTTCATACCCAAAAACTGGCTTCCTATAATCCCGAAGCTTTGATAAAAATGAAGCAGATTCTTTGGGAAGGCACGGATCATTGGGGAGACTTGTTATTAGAAAGAGCAGAAGCTTCAGGCAAGTTGGCTCTATCTGAATTTACCCGAAATGCCTTATCCAAATTCAAAAAGTAA